From a single Anomaloglossus baeobatrachus isolate aAnoBae1 chromosome 4, aAnoBae1.hap1, whole genome shotgun sequence genomic region:
- the TMEM140 gene encoding transmembrane protein 140: protein MLLRQKMSLTLQYLVYTIVVVETLICVLLSYSLFIGAGDVLIDGCKKIGFYNYCLHNTTNGGGCHCITQLEDLHSKTFPHGATLSLILTYSSLVTVLMGLITMILAQGLKDDVLWKFELGLNVISLVGLFGGTSIHLFLNWDQYELFQMTPGFWALLLAIGGLFLQTCLLSRYVRLNHVLLTCKTEGEAAEELNILMA, encoded by the coding sequence ATGCTTCTGAGGCAGAAGATGAGCCTGACCCTTCAATATCTGGTGTACACCATCGTCGTGGTAGAGACCCTGATCTGCGTTCTCCTGTCCTACTCCTTGTTCATCGGAGCTGGAGACGTCTTGATCGATGGCTGCAAAAAGATCGGCTTTTACAACTACTGCCTACACAACACAACTAACGGTGGTGGCTGCCACTGCATCACCCAACTGGAGGACCTGCATTCAAAAACCTTCCCTCACGGAGCCACCTTGTCCCTCATCTTGACCTACTCTTCACTGGTCACCGTTCTCATGGGCCTCATAACCATGATCTTGGCTCAAGGCCTCAAGGATGACGTCTTGTGGAAATTTGAGCTGGGCCTAAATGTCATAAGCCTGGTGGGACTTTTTGGAGGGACCAGCATCCACCTCTTCCTTAACTGGGACCAGTATGAACTTTTCCAAATGACTCCTGGTTTCTGGGCGTTGCTGTTGGCCATTGGTGGGTTatttctccagacttgtctcctaagTCGTTACGTAAGACTCAACCACGTGTTGTTGACGTGTAAAACTGAGGGAGAAGCGGCCGAGGAACTCAACATCTTGATGGCCTAG
- the LOC142302272 gene encoding E3 ubiquitin/ISG15 ligase TRIM25-like: MASSDLRDELDCSICLDIFRDPVTLSCGHNFCRVCIDRVLDTQDGSGDYSCPDCREEFQERPPLMRNSALRNIMENFLFTPPAQTETGICCTYCVDSPVPAVRSCLICEASLCEKHLRVHSKSPEHVLSDPSTSLQNRKCSTHKELLEYYCFEDATPICSSCYLFGGHKKHQVEILDEASKKTKELLRNFLQGLSLRREETDKKVQSLQDHRREVQGKASHLTERVTTLFIDVRTQLDNLEKKVLGEITRQEEQVSLSVSDLINNLETKTEELTEKIRCLEVTCNLQDSLDFLRESVNQKLWEDKSEGDVTPHIVSDLDEGLISDTLHKDLEDIVSGVKKMFYVEKKSDDLIDPTKMAPEERDNASFFRFLPINRLFHGDRDRWSLFPSRDQRRAHLVPAPSVAREPFLLIESPSASSRSENKGLFSNIPDVTLPTWDNWLKK; encoded by the coding sequence ATGGCGTCTTCTGATCTGAGAGACGAGCTTGACTGCTCCATCTGCTTAGACATTTTTAGAGACCCCGTAACCCTGAgctgtggacacaacttctgccgggtctgtattgatcgtgtgctggatacacaggacgGGTCTGGAGATTATTCCTGTCCCGACTGCAGAGAGGAGTTTCAAGAACGTCCACCATTGATGAGGAACTCAGCTCTGCGGAACATAATGGAGAATTTCCTATTTACTCCACCAGCACAGACGGAAACCGGGAtctgctgcacttactgtgtggactctcctgtacctgctgttagatcctgtctgatctgtgaggcttctctgtgtgagaaaCATCTGAGGGTTCACAGCAAATCACCGGAacacgtcttatctgatcccagcacGTCTTTGCAGAATAGAAAATGCTCCACCCACAAGGAGCTTTTGGAATATTACTGCTTTGAAGATGCTACACCAATTTGTTCCAGCTGCTACCTGTTTGGTGGACACAAAAAACACCAGGTGGAGATACTGGATGAGGCCTCCAAGAAGACTAAAGAGCTCCTGAGGAATTTTCTACAGGGACTGAGCTTAAGGAGGGAGGAGACCGACAAAAAGGTTCAGAGTCTACAGGATCACAGAAGAGAGGTGCAGGGTAAAGCAAGTCATCTCACAGAAAGAGTCACTACTCTGTTCATAGACGTAAGGACCCAATTGGACAACCTGGAAAAGAAGGTCCTTGGTGAGATCACCAGGCAGGAAGAGCAGGTGTCACTATCAGTCTCGGATCTGATCAACAACCTGGAGACGAAGACTGAGGAGTTGACGGAGAAGATCCGCTGTTTGGAGGTGACATGTAACCTACAAGACTCTTTGGATTTCTTAAGAGAATCAGTCAACCAGAAACTATGGGAAGATAAATCAGAAGGTGATGTGACACCTCATATTGTATCTGATCTGGATGAAGGCCTGATCTCAGACACTTTACACAAAGATTTAGAAGATATCGTATCTGGGGTCAAGAAAATGTTTTACGTAGAGAAGAAATCTGATGATTTAATAGACCCGACCAAGATGGCACCTGAGGAACGAGATAATGCCTCGTTCTTTAGATTCTTGCCAATAAATCGGCTATTTCATGGTGATAGAGACAGGTGGAGCTTGTTCCCATCCAGAGATCAGCGAAGGGCACATTTGGTACCTGCACCGTCTGTAGCTCGGGAGCCATTTCTGCTCATTGAAAGCCCCTCTGCTTCCTCCAGGTCAGAAAACAAAGGTTTATTTAGTAATATCCCAGACGTTACACTGCCAACATGGGACAATTGGCTTAAAAAATAA